In a genomic window of Sarcophilus harrisii chromosome 4, mSarHar1.11, whole genome shotgun sequence:
- the ALDH9A1 gene encoding 4-trimethylaminobutyraldehyde dehydrogenase codes for MERSRILLEAARIIRERKDEIATVETINNGKSVFEARLDIDTSWQCLEYYAGLAASMGGEHVQLPGGSFGYTRREPLGVCVGIGAWNYPFQIASWKSAPALACGNAMVFKPSPFTPVSTLLLAEIYTEAGVPPGLFNVVQGGAATGQFLCQHRDVAKVSFTGSVPTGKKIMELASKGVKPVTLELGGKSPLIIFSDCDIENAVRGAMMANFLTQGEVCCNGTRVFVQREILDKFTEEVVKQTKKIKIGDPLEEDTRMGPLINRSHLQHVLGFIEQAKNEGAKVLCGGDLCVPEDPKLKDGYYMTPCVLGNCKDGMTCVKEEIFGPVMSILSFDTEAEVLERANDTNFGLAAGVFTRDIQRAHRVVAELQAGVCYINNYNVSPVELPFGGYKMSGFGRENGRVTIEYYSQLKTICVEMGDVESVF; via the exons CTTGGCAGTGCTTAGAATATTATGCAGGATTGGCTGCTTCCATGGGAG GTGAACATGTCCAGCTGCCTGGTGGATCATTTGGCTACACCAGACGGGAACCTCTTGGAGTATGTGTTGGAATTGGAGCATGGAACTACCCTTTCCAGATTGCTAGTTGGAAGTCTGCCCCAGCTTTGGCTTGTG GAAATGCCATGGTCTTTAAGCCTTCTCCCTTCACGCCTGTGTCAACGTTGCTGTTGGCTGAAATCTATACTGAGGCTGGGGTGCCTCCAGGGCTCTTCAATGTGGTGCAAGGTGGGGCTGCCACAGGCCAGTTTCTATGCCAGCATCGGGATGTGGCTAAAGTTTCGTTCACTGGGAGTGTGCCCACTGGCAAGAAG ATCATGGAGCTGGCCTCTAAAGGCGTCAAACCTGTCACCCTGGAGCTTGGAGGCAAATCTCCCCTTATCATCTTCTCAGACTGTGATATAGAGAATGCTGTGAGGGGGGCAATGATGGCCAACTTCCTTACTCAAGGAGAG GTTTGCTGTAATGGCACAAGAGTATTTGTGCAAAGAGAAATTCTGGATAAATTTACAGAGGAAGTagtaaaacaaaccaaaaagataAAGATAGGGGACCCTCTTGAGGAAGACACGAGAATGGGTCCCCTCATCAATCGATCACATCTGCAACATGTCCTTGGGTTCATTGAGCAGGCAAAGAACGAG GGTGCTAAGGTGTTGTGTGGTGGAGACTTGTGTGTTCCAGAGGATCCCAAACTAAAGGATGGCTACTATATGACACCCTGTGTCCTAG GAAATTGCAAAGATGGCATGACCTGTGTGAAGGAAGAGATCTTTGGACCAGTGATGTCCATTTTGTCCTTTGACACAGAGGCGGAGGTCCTCGAGAGAGCGAATGACACCAACTTTGGTCTGGCAGCTGGTGTCTTTACCAG GGACATCCAGCGGGCTCACCGAGTGGTGGCCGAGCTTCAAGCTGGGGTGTGCTACATTAACAATTACAATGTTAGCCCAGTGGAGTTGCCCTTTGGCGGCTATAAGATGTCAG GATTTGGCAGAGAGAACGGCCGGGTGACAATTGAGTATTATTCACAACTAAAGACCATCTGTGTTGAGATGGGTGATGTGGAGTCTGTATTCTGA